AAGTTCCACCTGCGGCTCTCGGATGCTCTCGCCATCGATCGGATCATTGAACAGCGGCAGCGGCGTCTGCCCGCGCACCGCCTTCACCTGCCAAAGCGCATCACGACGTGCCAATCCCATATCGGAGAAGGCATCTGCCTCAGCCAGTCGCTCCAAAACCCAAGGGGCCACACCTGCACGTAACCACACCGCCTCCGGGTCCCGGTATCCGTTGCCCCGCGCGGACACGATCCAGCCTGCGTCCTCTTCCTTGAAACCTTTGATCTGGCGGAATCCGAGCCTTAATGCCAAAGCCCCGTCCGCCCTGCGCTCCAGCGTGTTATCCCAGCCGCTGGCATTCACGCAGATCGGGCGAACCTCTATCTGATGCTCTCGAACATCACGGACGATCTGAGCCGGAGCGTAAAACCCCATAGGTTGCGAATTGAGCAAGGCGCAGGCGAAAATCGCCGGATGATGACGCTTCAGCCAGGCCGAAACATAGGCCAGCATCGCAAAGGCGGCCGCGTGGCTTTCAGGGAAGCCGTAATCCGCAAACCCTTCGATCTGCCCGAAACAGCGCTCTGCCACTTCAGGCCTATATCCGTTCTTCAACATCCCTTTGATGAACTTGTCTTTGAACTGCCCTATCGTCCCCATCCGCCGAAACGACGCGAGCGAGCGGCGCAGGTGGTCAGCCTCTTCCGCCGTAAAGTCGGCACCGACCACCGCGATCTGCATGGCTTGCTCCTGAAACAACGGCACGCCAAGCGTCCTCTTGGTCACTGCTTCCAAAGCAGGGCCAAACGGCTCTGGCTTTTCAAGCCCTTGCCGGCGCCGGACATAGGGCTGCACCATACCCCCCTGGATTGGGCCCGGGCGAACGATAGCCACCTCGATAACCAAATCGTAGAACGTCGCAGGTTTCATGCGCGGCAGGAAATTCATCTGCGCGCGGCTTTCCACCTGAAAGACACCAACCGCGTCAGCTTTCTGGAGCATCTGATAGGTCGGCGCATCCTCTTGCGGGATCGTAGCAATAGTTAAGGTCTGGCGCTCATAATGCTCCAGCAACTCAAACGCCTTACGGATGCAGCTGAGCATCCCAAGCCCCAAAATATCGACCTTCAGAATACCCAATGTGTCGATATCGTCTTTGTCCCACTCGATAATTGTCCGGTCTTCCATCGCGGCATTCTCGATCGGGCACAGCTCATCAAGCCGTCCTTTGGTGATGACAAACCCACCCACATGCTGGGACAGGTGACGGGGGAAACCGATGATCTCGCCAATAAGGCGGATGGTCTGGGCAAGGCGGCGGTCTGTGGGGTCCAACCCAAGCTCTCTGATCCGCTCCGGATCGGCACCGCCACTCGACATGCCCCATATTTGCCCCGACAGGCCAGCGGTCACATCTTGGGACAGCCCCATCACCTTACCCACCTCGCGGATAGCAGCTCGAGACCGGAAATGGATCACCGTGGCACATAATCCCGCGCGGTGGCGGCCATATTTCTGGTAGATCCATTGGATGACTTCTTCACGCCGCTCGTGCTCGAAATCCACGTCGATATCTGGCGGCTCGCCTCGGTATTTCGACACGAACCGCTCAAAAACCATGGCTATCTGGTCAGGGGAGACATCGGTGATGCCCAACAAATAACAAAGGATAGAATTGGCAGCAGAACCGCGGCCCTGACACAGAATGCCAACAGATCGCGCGTATTGAACGATGTCGTGAACGGTCAGGAAATACGCCGCGAAACCAAGGTCTGAGACGACCGACAACTCTTTCTTCAGCAGATTCCAAACCCGTTCCGAGGCACCGTAGGGATACCGGTTTTTAACACCTTCGTAGGCCAGCCGTTCCAGCCGTTTTATCGGCGTTTCAACCTCGGAAATCTCGTCTGGATATTCGTAGCTAAGCTCGCTCAGGCAAAAGCCGCATTGCGTGGCAATATCCATCGTCCGTTGCAAGGCGGCGGGATGGTTACGGAACAGCCTTGCCATGTCGCCATGCCCTTTCAGGCGGCGCTCGGCATTGGGCAGCGCGCGCGTGCCGATCTGGTCGATTGTCACATGCTCGCGCATGCAGGTCAGAACGTCAGCGAGTTGCTTGCGGCTGCCACGGTGCATCAAGACGTCGCCCACAGCCACCATGGGGGCAGAGGTGCGCAACGCCAGTCTGGCACAGGCGTTCAGATAGGCCTGATCCGACCCGTCATAACGTGGGACAGCCCCAAGAAATACATGACCCGGAAAACGCCGCCTGACCTGTTGGATATGGTCCGCCGCCGTCCTTAGTTTGTGCTGCGGCAGCGCGATCAAAAGCATGCCTGCGCATCCCTCAAGAATATCCTTCAAATCAAGAAAGCATTCCCCCTTCTCAGCCCGCCGCTTTCCCAAAGTCAGAAGCCGGGTGAGACGTTTGTAAGCATCGTGATCCCGTGGCAGCGCCACCCAGTCTACCGAACTGTCACGTAATACTAGACGGCAGCCCACAATCAGCTTGGGTAGTCGCGGAGTATCTGGGCAAGGAATATCCTCCGGCGTGCCGACCTCCTGCCGCGAGCACGAGTCGATCTTGTGTTGGGATCGAATTTTGATGCTCTCTGAAGCCTCGCGCTTCAACTCTTTCAGCGCGGAATAAGCCCGCACAACTCCCGCCAAAGAATTCCGATCTGTGATCGCAATGGCAGCTAGGCCCAACTGAGCCGCGCGCGTCATCATTTCCTCCGGATGTGACGCGCCAGTCAGAAAGGTGAAGTTGGTAGTGACACATAGCTCCGCATATTGCTGCAAGCCACTCTCGGACAGGCCGCGGTCGGCAATGGTATCGGTCATGCAAATTCCCCATGCACAAACCATCCTGGCCGTTGTGGTGTGTAATACAGCCAAAGCCTCCGCCCTTGGCGGGTGTCCACTTTCCAGTAATCCCGAACTCCGGAACGCCAGTTGTCATCTTCAAGCCACCACTCTGGCGTTATCCTTTCCGGCCCTGTGGCGCGGGCGGTAGACAACGCCATACGTCGCCAGCGGAAATTTCTCGGCGGGCGCGTATCCATACCCGCGATGGGTTCGGGCGGGAAAAGGCGCAATGGACGCGGGCGCAAAGCAACCCACGACCCTTCCGGTTCAGAGTAAGCCGCAGGCGCGATGATAAAGCTGCGTTCAGGTATATGGCTGTCGGCAGGTAAAAAGCGTTGGATGTTCTCCAACCCGATCCGCGTGCCCAAACGAGAGATCAGATCTTCCAACTGGTCCTTTCGGCAGGTCGTGACCGCACTGACCTGATGGGCGGGCAAGGTCTCTACTTGGGTCGCTTCCAAACGCATCTGGTCGATACCGAAACCGGCATCCACATTCGCCACCCCGCGCTCAAAAAGTGGCAAGATGCGATCTGGGTCACGCAAGGGCCGGGCCAAACGGAGCTCAACCACCTGCGCCTCCTGATCAACGCGCCGCAGGGTCAAACACAACCTCCGCGCACCCGTCTCCTGCGCCTTTAGTTTGGCACATAGCGTCGCAAGCAAACGGGCCGTTCCAGCCATGACATCATCATAAAGTCCGATTGGGTCGGGCAAGGTCATGCGCACGCCATAATGGGGCGGCTCAGCCAGCGGGGTAATCTGCTCAGCTTGATGTCCCAGAGCTTGATCAAGCCGCATCATCAGGTCCGGTCCGAAACGCCGCGTCAGTGGGGCGCGAGGCGTCCCGGCCAAATCCGCGACCGTGCGCAAGCCCAACCGTTGCAACGCGACTGCTGTCTTTTCTTCCAACCGCAAAGCCATGATGGGGAGCCCGCCCAGCGCCTCCAGCCCCCTGCCCGGCTTGGCCAATCCTTCCCCGTAATGGGCCAGCGCCCAAGCCGCCCCGCGCGTATCCGCCAACCCGATCCGCGCAGAAAGTCCCGCGCGGCTCAATCGCTGGCGCATATCGGAAAGCATGATCGCCTCGCCGCCAAAAAGATGTGCCGCTCCGGTAATGTCGAGCACCAAACCGTCTTTCCCTTCCAGCCCGACCCACGGGCAGTAGCGCGTCGCCCAACGGCGCAACACATGCAGAAATTGCGCATCACCGTTCAAATTCGCAGGGCGGCTTTTCACTTCAGGGCAAAAGGCCCGTGCATCTGAAAAGGCCATACCCTGATGTAGTCCCTGCTGCTCCGCCTGAGCATTCAGGCAATAAATCCGGTTCGCGTTATTCTGCTTGAGCGTCAGAACGAAAGCCCCATCAACAGGACGCAGCCGAAGGGCCCGGTCACTCGCTAACCGAGGGAACCACATGGACGCGACGCGACGCTGCATTCCATCGAACATGCCAGACACCTAATGTTCCCGATTTGTTCTTGGTAATCTCCCAACGCTGGAGAGTCGAGTCATCGGCATCAAAAACCGGGGTGCAGTGCCAACGGGTTTCGACGGCATTACTCCCCATCCCTTCAGGGATAAGGCAAAGCCCCGTCGTCTTCCCTGCTTTCGCCGCAAGTTGCAGCCGCCGCCCTGCCGTCAAGCTCAGCGGTTCGCCCAACTCAATACACACGAACGGAACAGCTCCATCCCGCAAAGCTTCTTCCATGACAGCAAGGCCATCGATCTGGTCTTTGGCCTGAGCAACCAGCAGCTTGGCAGGGTCAATAAACCCGCTCAACCCGACCGGATAAAGAACCTCCGGACGCCACGCCTCTCTAATCCAAAGAATGCTGCTCTCCGCCCGCGCAACCGCCATAGCGGCAAAGCTGATCGCACCGGCCCCACAGGCTTCGTGAACGCGAGATTGGCGTAGCGGGAAATGAGAAAAAAGATCAGGCTTCATCTGCAGGAAACTACAACGAACACGTCAGGTTTCAAATCCCCGATCACAGAGGGTTCCTTGCTAACGCGACTGAACTCAGCGGATCAGCATCTTCATCCCATCCAATATGGAATAGACCCGCTTGCCCGTAGCAGCCTCGATCGCCTGCGCATATGGGGGCAAATTTCCGCATTCCAAAACAATCGCACCAAGGTCAGGCATCGCACGGCACAGCCTCACCGCTTTTTCGGTCACTGCGGTTTGGATTGCCTCTTGGCTAATACACCCACCCTGCCTCTCCTTGGGCACAAGGATCGCCGAGGCAAAAGCCTCGCAGTCTTCCATGCCCTCGATCAACGCGTGATCCAGCGCAATGCCTGCCGCTGAAAGCGCTGCGGACCCAAGGTTGGGTTTTGACGCCGTAATAATTCCAACAGGTCGATTTCCATGCGCCGCACGCACGAATGGAAAAAGAGACAGCGCCGAAACCATGACCGGAATGCCAACACTTTTCGCGATCTCGTCTTGGACCGTCACAAGAAACCCGCAGGTGGATGTCAGGGCAACAGCGCCCTCAGCCTCTAGCGATCTGGCCGCGGCACAAAAGGACGCGACCAAGGCCGGATCGGGGGTGCCGTCGCGCACAATGTCGGTACTGCCAGCTTTTGGTACGACCTGCGTTCGGGCCGGAAGGTGATAGCTTGCGGTGTTACCCGCATCCCCAACGATCCGCTCGAACACAGTATCGAGCATCAAAACTCCGATAAAACCACTCATCTGCGTCGACCAAAAATTGCTGGTGTCGAATATATCGGAATCTGCGATGCCGCGATAAAAAGCCCAAGTGCAGGATTGGCTGGAAGAACCGCGAGGAAAAACGAAACATTGCGGTTGCCAAACATCATCCCCAAAGCGCTCGCCGTGTCAGGGTCGGTGACCCTGCGCGCGGCGAATGCCACAGCAACATGCCCGCCAAAGTTCAGCAGCAACGCCAAACAAAGAAGTCCGAACGCTTGCATAGGTTTCGCTATGACAAAACCGCCAACCCCGTCGAAAAGAGGGAACAGGAAAAGGATCATTGCCAACGCTGCTACGCCATTGAACGCCTCGCTATTCACCGAAATTTTGGACTTTCCGATGGCAACCTGAAGCGCTAGGCCGATGAAAATGCCGCCAGCAATCATAAGAGCTATTTGCTGCGCCATCACCACAGGTGCAATGTCGGCCTGAACACCAACAAGACCAAGGCTGAAGGGCCCAAGGAACGGCAACGCCACTGTCGCCAGCAGACCGAACTTCAAGGTGATGCGCGCATTGTACCCCAACAACAGCGCGAGATTTGCGGCGGAACTCAAGGGTGGTGAAGCTCCAAAAACCGCGAGGGCAAGCAACGTCTCGGATGACGCCCCGAAAATTTGCCCGAGCCAAACCATACCAAGGCAGGTCAAAGGGCCAAATACGATCAGAAGAGCAAACAGCCCTGCAACACTTCGCCCATTCCCCAGTTCACCCAGAATGGCCCCCAGATCGAGCCGCGCGATCGCAAGCCCCAGCACCAGCGATACCAGCACCGGCAAAAAGGGCCGAAGCATCGTGGAAACGCCCGGCAGGAACGCGACAACAACCATACCGCCCAACATCACGATACCGGCGTGACGGCCGACAAAACGTAAAAAGTTCATTGGGACAACAACTGGTCCGGCAACCATGTCGCCAGCCCCGGAAACGCGACCAGAATGGCGACCATCAATACCATGATGCCAAACATCGGCAGGGCCGTTTTGGCGATATATGTGATGTCGTGCTTGGTCATGGATTGCAGCACAAAAAGATTAAACCCTATTGGCGGTGTGATTTGGGCCATCTCGACCACCACAACGATAAAAATGCCAAACCAGATAAGGTCGATCCCTGCCGCGCGGATCATCGGCTCGATAATCGCCATGGTCAAAACGACTGCCGAAATCCCGTCAAGAAACATGCCGATCACAATGTAGAACACCGTAAGGGCTGCGATCAACGCGACCGGCGACAGATTGAACTCCGCGATCCACGCGGCCAAGGCGCGCGGCAGACCGGTAAAGCCCATGGAAAGCGACAGGAAGGCCGCCCCCATCAAGATCAATGCAATCATGGCGCTGGTGCGCGTTGCCCCTAAAAGGCTTTCGATAAATGTGTGGCGGTTCAGCGATCCCTGCAGCGCCGCAAGCACCAGCGCACCGACCACACCGAATGCCGCGGCCTCCGTCGGCGTCGCATAGCCGCCATACATGGAGCCGATGACAACCACCACAAGCGCGATCACAGGTATAAGCAGAGTCGAGTTCTTTAACGCAGCAATAAACCCCATCCGCGGTTCAGGCTCTGGGCGTTGCGCTGGTCGGAGGAAATACCAAGCGACAATGTACAACATAAACATCGCCGCCAAAACAAGGCCGGGGATCACGCCTGCCATGAACAGTTTGGTGATGCTTTCTTTAACAGTGACCCCGTACACGATCAGCGTTAGCGATGGCGGGATCATCAGCCCCAAAGTAGCCGCCCCTGCCAAAGTGCCTATGGTCATGAACTCCGGATAACCGCGCTTTTGCAATTCCGGAATCGACATCTTGCCCACTGTTGTCAGGGTAGCTGCGGAAGACCCTGAGACGGCAGCAAACACCGTGCACCCAACGACATTGGTATGTAGCAAGCCGCCGGGAATACGCGCCAGCCAAGGGGCAAGGCCTCTGAACATATCCTCAGACAGGCGCGTTCGGTAAAGAACCTCTCCCATCCAGATGAACAGCGGAAGTGCGGTCAGCGTCCAACTGCTAGAGCTGGTCCAGACCGTGATGATCATCGCATTGCCCGGGTTACGCGAAGTGAACCCGATCATCCCGATATAAGCGACCCCCATCAATGCGAGCCCGACCCAAATGCCTGACCCTAAAAGAAAGAACATCACGAACAGGAATATTCCGATCTTCAGCGCGACAGCATCTCTGTCAAAACCCGTCATCGCTTGCATTGATGCGTAGACAATCAACAGCACAATACCGACAGCAATCGCTCGGCTGGCTTTTGAGCTCAGCAGATAGCCAGCCCAATCGTGCCCGTAATCAACGGCATCAACCCCCTGATAGCTGGAGAAAACAATGCGCGCCAAATTATCGACAACAGCGACTGCGAAAACTACAGCGCCAATCGCCATAAAAGTCTGCGGCATCCAAAGCGGCGTAGCGTCCTGACCTTGTGAGATATCGTTGATACGGGCTGAAAGCAGCGTCGCCTTTACCGCGAACCATGCAAGAAACAGCGCCGACAGGCTTGCCAGAGTGTAGCACCAAATTTCGACGACACGACGAAATCGGCCGGACTTACTCACAAAAAGCGCCACGCGGATATGCGCGTTGTGATTGAATGTATAGGCCATTGCCAGAAAGGACGTCGCGGCCATTGCGTAGCCGGCATATTGCGCGCCACCCGGGAATATCTGACCGCTCCAGCGCGCCACCATTTGCGCGATGACCAACCCAAGGATGGCAATCAGAGCAATCGCGGCTGCAAAGCCGGATGTTTTGTAAAGACCGTCCAATAGGCTACGCAAGGGCGGCTCCTTCAAGTATCTAAGGGAATTAAAAATTGGCCTCCGCCATGATCAGACAGAGGCCAATGTTTTTACTTCTTATAGGCGCTCACAATTGCAGCGCCCGCGTCGCCTGCTTGCTCAAGCCATTCGTTGGCCATTGTGTCGCCGATTGCGGCAAGGTCAGCGGCCAGCTGTTCGCTTGGCTCAGATACGGTCAGCCCGTTGTCCGCCAGAGTTTTCAGGAAACCCCCTGCAAGCTCGGCCGCCTTTGCAGAGCCACGGGCCTCCGCATCCGCCGATTTACTGGTCAGGCAATCCTTCGACGCCTGTGGCAATGCATCAAAAGCATCCGAGTTCACAAAGATCGAATTGCGCGGGAGCCATGCTTTTGCATCGTAGAAGTTGGTCAGATCCTCCCATACCTTTTCGTCAACGCCCGTTGAACCAGATGAGATGAAGGCCTGAACGACGCCAGTGGCCAACGCCTGCTTGAGTTCGGCAGCTTCAATCTGTGTCGGAACCATCCCGCCCAGTTCAGCCACGCGCGCGGTTGCGGCGTTGTAGGCACGGAATTTTAGGCCAGCAGCGTCAGAAATCGCGTTGACCTCTTGCGCAAAGTAAAGACCTTGTGGCGGCCATGGCACAGAGTAAAGCAGTGTCATATTCTGCTCATTGAGCAGCGCGTTCAGGGTCGGGCGGGCCGCATCGCGCAATGCATCAGATGCCTCGAAAGAGGTCGCCAAGAACGGCACGGAGTCATATCCAAATACAGCGTTCTCGTTGGCGTGAGCGGATAGCAGACGCTCGCCAATTTGGGCTTCGCCAACTTGGACAGCGCGTTTAATCTCGTCGCCCTTGAAAAGCGAACCACCCGCGTGAATCGTGATGTCCAACTCGCCGCCGGAGCACTCACGCACCTCGTCAACGAAAATTTGCGCGTTTTCGGTATGATAGTTATTGGCAGGATAAGCCATCGGCATATCCCAATTCTCGGCGGAAGCGGTTCCGGCCATTGCAGCGGTGGCGACGGACGTCGCTAGCAGCGTTTTAATCGTAGTCATTTCATGTCTCTCCTAGTTGGGTCGTTTCTTATCGATTAGCGGTTGATCGAGCGGCTCGGCGCGTAAGCCGCGAGGTCTGTATTTGGCGCCCGACCGCTGGCCAATTGCGCAAGCCAACGCCCGGTTTTTGGTCCGCCGGTTAGCCCGACATGTTGGTGACCATATCCCAGCAACACATTGCTAGCATGAGGTGCCTGCCCGATGACCGGAAGGGAATCTGCCGTGCTTGGTCGGTGTCCCATCCATTCGACGACCCGATCATAAGTCAGGTCTGGAAACAAGTCTTTCACTTGCCGCTTGAGCAGCTCAAACGGGGCCTTCGACGCAGGCGCATCCAGTCCTCCAAACTCGACCACGCCCGCGCATCGTAGGCGCCCATCCATGGAATTCATGGCGAATTTTCCAGCGCTGACCATGACGGGGCTTTTGAGTATTATCGACGGATTAACATACTCCAAGTGGTAGCCGCGCTCGGATTCCAACGGAACTGTGATCCCTAGTTTCTTCGCAAGCGGACCGGACCAAGCCCCCAAAGTGAGGACGTATTGGTTCGCTGTCAGCACGCCGGTATCCGTCTCGATCCCCACACAGGTGCCGTCCTCGACAGCAAGATCGCGGATCGTCGCCTTCTGAAAAACGCCTCCTTTTGCGCAGAACACATCCATCAATGCTCCGACATAGGCACCCGGGTCAGAGATGCGGCCATGCTGCAGCAACCGCACACCGAAACCGAAGCGTTCCGAGAGAGAGGGATCATAAGTGGCCAGATCACCTGCCGACATCTCTTCGAAAGGGACGCCATGGAGTCGGCGGATGTCCCAGCCGTAACCATCAGCCAAATAGGCCTCACGGTCAGCGTAGCCGTAAATCCAATCCTCGTTGCTGAGAAATCGCGCGGCAGGAGTTCCGTCAGCAAGGGCATGATGTTGATCGACAGAGTCGTGGAGAAGATCGTGCAAGCCGCCTGCGATATGTTCAACCGACCGCGACTGCGCAAGATACTGGCGCAAAAACGGAAGCAAACGTGGCAGATAAGACCACTTCAGAAACAACGGTTGATTGCGGCTGAATAGCATACTGGGTGCTTTGGTAAGCAAGCCCGGCACGCTCACCGGAACAATTGACCCAGATGCGAGAACGCCTGCGTTCCCGTAGGACGTGCCAGCAGCAGGTCCCTCACGATCTATCAGGGTTACCTCAAAACCATCGCGTTGCAACCAAAGCGCTGTTGCGACGCCAACAATACCGGCCCCAACGACCATGATCGTCTCGTTCGTCAATGCATCCCCCATTTGAACACCAAACACCGCCTTCTAGCATTTCGAAAAGGGTTTCGGCGCAAAAAAGGCGACCCCCAAAATAACATGGAAGTCGCAAACAGGATGTGTGGATTTAGAAGCGCAAGTAAAACAGGCGTTTGGTCGTCACTTTACGACGGCGCCGGAAAATTCTCGTTCCATATCAGATCGGTTTGGAAGGCTGTCGATATGTGCAAGCGTCTGCGACCGATAGGCCTGCGACACGCGAGCATCTGATAAGCCCTGCTCCAGCATCCCGCGATAACGCGGGCTTGGGGAGGCCTCAAAAGGAAGTGTGACAAGACCATGATACGATAAGGCTTCGAACACGCCTCCATCCAGTTCAACCTTGACCATGAAGCGGCCATACCGCGATGAAGAAACTCCCTCGCGCTTGTCCAACGCGGGTAATGCCTCGACAGGCAGATGGAACAATGCGCCCTCGGCAATTTGATCTGGGCGCGCTTCGATATTGGCGAAACACACATTCTCGGGAACGGAAGCATAGTTGAAAACCAGCTGAAATCCGGAAAGCCGTGCCGGTCCAACAAAATAGTCCAGAACATCTATCTCTAGTGATCGCGTAAGGCTCGCTTGGTCCATGCAAGACCCATAAGCGAAGTAATAAATTCGGTCGGCGGCTTGGGTCATATCATGGCTCCAAAATCAACAGCGGTAAAGGCAAACAGTCCAAGGGCAATAAAGACGACACCCATTATTCGGTGCAGCACGATTTGGCCTTTTGTACTTTTTGCAAAGATGGTTCGCATTTTTTGACTGGCCATGACGAGCACAGCTTCAATCATAAACGAGAACACAACGACCAATACGCCAAGCCCCAGGAACCAAATAGCCGGGCTGCTGTTGTTCGCGGGCATGAAACCGGGCAGTAGTGCCAAGAAAAAGAGAGCGACCTTTGGGTTCAGGATGTCTATGACAACGCCATCAAGGAAGATGCGCGTCATAGCTTTCCGATCCGACATTGGCACCACGACGATCGCCTCGGCCTTTTCGCGGAGGGAACTCACGCCAAGCCAGATCAGGTAGCTTGCACCCGCAGCAAGCAGCAGTGCAAACGCGAAGTCCGGCAATTGCGCAGCCAAAGCGAAGATGATCGTGGCAAAGACGACATGGAACAGTGCGCCAACGGAAACGCCCGCCGCAGAAACAATGCCAGCCGGGGCCCCCTGCGCGATCGCGCGGCTTAAGATATAAGCCATATCGGGACCGGGCGTGATATTGAGGATAAGCACCACAAGGAGGAAGCCGCCCCAAAGTTCAATCGTCATTTTATGTATGATCCATTATGCATGATCCATAGCGTCGTTTCGTCATGGCAAATCCGCCATACGGTGATTTGAAAGTGCTAAGCGTCCCGCCGCAACTGCATCCCAAGTCAGTCGGAAATCAGTGTGCAAAGCAGTAATGGGCTTGTAATGCTCGGCTTCATCAAGCGACGCCAAGGTGAAGTCAATCTCTTCGGGACGGCCTGCCTCGGAAAAGCTGATCTGTGTACCGCAATTCGGGCAGAATTGGCGCACGCATCCCTTGCTGCTTTGATATTGCGTCGCTTCGCCTGTTTGCTTGAAGGCGTCACGACGGACACTCCCCCAACCCAAATGCGGCGCACCTGATGTGCTTCTACAGATCGAGCAATG
Above is a window of Litoreibacter janthinus DNA encoding:
- a CDS encoding aspartate/glutamate racemase family protein, coding for MSGFIGVLMLDTVFERIVGDAGNTASYHLPARTQVVPKAGSTDIVRDGTPDPALVASFCAAARSLEAEGAVALTSTCGFLVTVQDEIAKSVGIPVMVSALSLFPFVRAAHGNRPVGIITASKPNLGSAALSAAGIALDHALIEGMEDCEAFASAILVPKERQGGCISQEAIQTAVTEKAVRLCRAMPDLGAIVLECGNLPPYAQAIEAATGKRVYSILDGMKMLIR
- a CDS encoding error-prone DNA polymerase; this encodes MTDTIADRGLSESGLQQYAELCVTTNFTFLTGASHPEEMMTRAAQLGLAAIAITDRNSLAGVVRAYSALKELKREASESIKIRSQHKIDSCSRQEVGTPEDIPCPDTPRLPKLIVGCRLVLRDSSVDWVALPRDHDAYKRLTRLLTLGKRRAEKGECFLDLKDILEGCAGMLLIALPQHKLRTAADHIQQVRRRFPGHVFLGAVPRYDGSDQAYLNACARLALRTSAPMVAVGDVLMHRGSRKQLADVLTCMREHVTIDQIGTRALPNAERRLKGHGDMARLFRNHPAALQRTMDIATQCGFCLSELSYEYPDEISEVETPIKRLERLAYEGVKNRYPYGASERVWNLLKKELSVVSDLGFAAYFLTVHDIVQYARSVGILCQGRGSAANSILCYLLGITDVSPDQIAMVFERFVSKYRGEPPDIDVDFEHERREEVIQWIYQKYGRHRAGLCATVIHFRSRAAIREVGKVMGLSQDVTAGLSGQIWGMSSGGADPERIRELGLDPTDRRLAQTIRLIGEIIGFPRHLSQHVGGFVITKGRLDELCPIENAAMEDRTIIEWDKDDIDTLGILKVDILGLGMLSCIRKAFELLEHYERQTLTIATIPQEDAPTYQMLQKADAVGVFQVESRAQMNFLPRMKPATFYDLVIEVAIVRPGPIQGGMVQPYVRRRQGLEKPEPFGPALEAVTKRTLGVPLFQEQAMQIAVVGADFTAEEADHLRRSLASFRRMGTIGQFKDKFIKGMLKNGYRPEVAERCFGQIEGFADYGFPESHAAAFAMLAYVSAWLKRHHPAIFACALLNSQPMGFYAPAQIVRDVREHQIEVRPICVNASGWDNTLERRADGALALRLGFRQIKGFKEEDAGWIVSARGNGYRDPEAVWLRAGVAPWVLERLAEADAFSDMGLARRDALWQVKAVRGQTPLPLFNDPIDGESIREPQVELPVMHLGEEVVEDYVSMRLTLKAHPMELLRPSMSGLTPHAELPTAPLGRTSVCGLVITRQRPGTASGVIFLTLEDESGVSNIVVWPKVYERFRRVVMGGRLLRVTGYLQREGIVVHLIAQDIEDMSYRLTDLGHPLEAAIGVTQPQADDAPRRQNHPPRAMHPRDQAKKLFPSRDFH
- a CDS encoding TRAP transporter substrate-binding protein, whose translation is MTTIKTLLATSVATAAMAGTASAENWDMPMAYPANNYHTENAQIFVDEVRECSGGELDITIHAGGSLFKGDEIKRAVQVGEAQIGERLLSAHANENAVFGYDSVPFLATSFEASDALRDAARPTLNALLNEQNMTLLYSVPWPPQGLYFAQEVNAISDAAGLKFRAYNAATARVAELGGMVPTQIEAAELKQALATGVVQAFISSGSTGVDEKVWEDLTNFYDAKAWLPRNSIFVNSDAFDALPQASKDCLTSKSADAEARGSAKAAELAGGFLKTLADNGLTVSEPSEQLAADLAAIGDTMANEWLEQAGDAGAAIVSAYKK
- a CDS encoding NAD(P)/FAD-dependent oxidoreductase, translating into MGDALTNETIMVVGAGIVGVATALWLQRDGFEVTLIDREGPAAGTSYGNAGVLASGSIVPVSVPGLLTKAPSMLFSRNQPLFLKWSYLPRLLPFLRQYLAQSRSVEHIAGGLHDLLHDSVDQHHALADGTPAARFLSNEDWIYGYADREAYLADGYGWDIRRLHGVPFEEMSAGDLATYDPSLSERFGFGVRLLQHGRISDPGAYVGALMDVFCAKGGVFQKATIRDLAVEDGTCVGIETDTGVLTANQYVLTLGAWSGPLAKKLGITVPLESERGYHLEYVNPSIILKSPVMVSAGKFAMNSMDGRLRCAGVVEFGGLDAPASKAPFELLKRQVKDLFPDLTYDRVVEWMGHRPSTADSLPVIGQAPHASNVLLGYGHQHVGLTGGPKTGRWLAQLASGRAPNTDLAAYAPSRSINR
- a CDS encoding Y-family DNA polymerase; the encoded protein is MFDGMQRRVASMWFPRLASDRALRLRPVDGAFVLTLKQNNANRIYCLNAQAEQQGLHQGMAFSDARAFCPEVKSRPANLNGDAQFLHVLRRWATRYCPWVGLEGKDGLVLDITGAAHLFGGEAIMLSDMRQRLSRAGLSARIGLADTRGAAWALAHYGEGLAKPGRGLEALGGLPIMALRLEEKTAVALQRLGLRTVADLAGTPRAPLTRRFGPDLMMRLDQALGHQAEQITPLAEPPHYGVRMTLPDPIGLYDDVMAGTARLLATLCAKLKAQETGARRLCLTLRRVDQEAQVVELRLARPLRDPDRILPLFERGVANVDAGFGIDQMRLEATQVETLPAHQVSAVTTCRKDQLEDLISRLGTRIGLENIQRFLPADSHIPERSFIIAPAAYSEPEGSWVALRPRPLRLFPPEPIAGMDTRPPRNFRWRRMALSTARATGPERITPEWWLEDDNWRSGVRDYWKVDTRQGRRLWLYYTPQRPGWFVHGEFA
- a CDS encoding ImuA family protein, which gives rise to MKPDLFSHFPLRQSRVHEACGAGAISFAAMAVARAESSILWIREAWRPEVLYPVGLSGFIDPAKLLVAQAKDQIDGLAVMEEALRDGAVPFVCIELGEPLSLTAGRRLQLAAKAGKTTGLCLIPEGMGSNAVETRWHCTPVFDADDSTLQRWEITKNKSGTLGVWHVRWNAASRRVHVVPSVSE
- a CDS encoding TRAP transporter large permease, producing the protein MTGFDRDAVALKIGIFLFVMFFLLGSGIWVGLALMGVAYIGMIGFTSRNPGNAMIITVWTSSSSWTLTALPLFIWMGEVLYRTRLSEDMFRGLAPWLARIPGGLLHTNVVGCTVFAAVSGSSAATLTTVGKMSIPELQKRGYPEFMTIGTLAGAATLGLMIPPSLTLIVYGVTVKESITKLFMAGVIPGLVLAAMFMLYIVAWYFLRPAQRPEPEPRMGFIAALKNSTLLIPVIALVVVVIGSMYGGYATPTEAAAFGVVGALVLAALQGSLNRHTFIESLLGATRTSAMIALILMGAAFLSLSMGFTGLPRALAAWIAEFNLSPVALIAALTVFYIVIGMFLDGISAVVLTMAIIEPMIRAAGIDLIWFGIFIVVVVEMAQITPPIGFNLFVLQSMTKHDITYIAKTALPMFGIMVLMVAILVAFPGLATWLPDQLLSQ